The Vicia villosa cultivar HV-30 ecotype Madison, WI unplaced genomic scaffold, Vvil1.0 ctg.005701F_1_1, whole genome shotgun sequence genome contains a region encoding:
- the LOC131642727 gene encoding uncharacterized protein LOC131642727: MDNADEEILKSMLEKEHQSGSSSRPKRRKVIDRNREEAHNRLFNDYFSENPVYTDVQFRRRFRMHRHVFLRIVAALGSHDEYFRMRVDTTSKMGLSPLQKCTSAIRMLAYGSPADSVDEYVRIGESTSIECLERFIRGVNVVFGEEYLRKPNNTDVEHLLQMGESRGFPSMLSSIDCMHWKWKNYPVAWKGQFCRGDHGSNNDINVLNQSNVFNDFLEGHAPTMNYTINGTSYNMKYYLADCIYSKWATFVKTTSRIS, translated from the exons AGTTCCTCTAGGCCAAAGAGAAGAAAAGTGATAGATCGAAATCGTGAAGAAGCGCATAATCGTTTATTCAATGACTACTTCTCAGAAAATCCAGTATACACAGATGTTCAATTCCGAAGAAGGTTCAGAATGCATCGGCATGTGTTTCTTCGAATTGTAGCCGCCCTTGGAAGTCACGATGAATATTTCCGAATGAGGGTCGATACAACTAGTAAAATGGGTCTTTCACCATTGCAGAAATGCACATCTGCTATTCGTATGTTGGCATATGGGTCTCCCGCTGACAGTGTGGACGAATATGTTCGAATCGGTGAAAGCACTTCAATTGAGTGCTTAGAAAGATTCATTCGGGGCGTGAATGTTGTATTTGGGGAAGAGTATTTGAGAAAGCCTAACAACACAGATGTTGAACATCTTTTACAAATGGGAGAGTCACGTGGctttccaagtatgttgagttccATTGATTGTATGCATTGGAAATGGAAAAATTATCCTGTTGCATGGAAAGGACAATTTTGTCGAGGTGATCATG GTTCAAACAATGACATTAATGTGCTAAATCAATCAAATGTGTTTAACGATTTTTTGGAAGGACATGCTCCCACTATGAACTATACAATTAATGGAACGTCATATAATATGAAGTATTATTTAGCGGATTGTATATATTCTAAGTGGGCTACATTTGTCAAGACTACTTCAAGAATCAGCTAG